The segment TGTCGGCGATACCGTCAATGAGATCGGACAAATCGCCGGGCAATTCAGTCGATGACAGCGACACTTCCAGTGGCGAACCAGCGTCTGCACCGGAGCCTTCGTGGTCCGCTCGTCCGACTTGCCGCAGTCGATCGATACCCATCACGCCCGACGGTGAAAGGGCGACGGACAACCGTGGAAGTTCGGCCAGGTTGGAGGGCATTTGCTCCAGTGCGTCATCGCCACGTTTCTGCATGGCCGCGGCCACTCGGTCGCCTTCGTCCGACGCGGTGAAGACGCCGTTGACGATCAGACGTTGGTTCAACACGCCCAACTGACGCAGTTCGTCGCTGCTGCGGGCCGCTTCGGCAAACGCCGATGTTTCCGGACGTGTGACCAAGACCAGGGTGGTTTGATCGCCGTCGCCCAGCGCTTCGACAGTCTTTTTGTAGATCGCTTGTTGGGCCTGCAGTCCGGCTAGGGGGCCCAGGCATGACGCCCCGGTGGTGCTGGATTCCATGAACCCGGACCAAGCCGACGGCAACGTCAATAACCGCAGCGTGTGACCCGTCGGTGCGGTGTCAAAGACCACGTGGTCGTAATCGGACGTCGCGGTGTCGTCACCCAACAGCTTCGCGAATTCATCGAACGCCGCGATCTCCACCGTGCACGAACCCGAAAACTGTTCTTCCATGCTTCGCACGGCCGCGTCGGGCAACACGCCACGATACGGCTGGACCATCCGTTCGCGATACTCCGCGGCCGCGATCTGTGGATCAATGTTGATCCCATCCAGGCCATCGACGCCATCAACCGGTGTCGGCGTATGCCCCAGACGACAACCCAGCACTTCATCCAAGTTGGACGCCGGATCGGTCGACACCAACAGGACCCGCTTTCCGGAATGTGCCAACTGGACGGCGGTCGCACAGGCCATCGACGTTTTGCCGACGCCGCCTTTGCCGGTGAAAAAAAGATGCCGGGTAGAGTTTTCGGTCAACGGGATCATGGAACGTGAATCGGTTTGAAGGTGGGTGACAGAGTGTGTCCGAACGTGGCAACGCACGGTTGCCGTCGATGGTGGTGACGTGTCAGCAGCAACCGGATCCGCCGCAACAATCGTCGCCGGTGACCGGCAATCCGGTCGGCTTTGACGTGGTGGCGACTTCACCACTTGGGGCTTTCCCCAGCCAGAACAACAGCTGATCGCGATCGGGATAGTCACCCTGTCCGACGATGACATCGTCGATGATCACCACGGGCAAGCACTCCACGCCTTCGCTAGCCAGCTTTTGCTGAATGGTCGCATTTCCCGCGAATTGGCCGGCGTCTTGCGCCAGGTTGTATCGTTCGATTTGGTGACCTTGCTTGGCTAGCCAGTCCAGATCGGCGGCAAAGCGTGGCAAGACGTTGTCGACTTGAGGACCACAAACGCCGGTCGAGCAACACATGGCGCGGTCAAAAATTTGGATTCGACTCATGGGAATTCCTTTGCCGGATGAAGTAAACGTTAATCGGCGATAAACGATTTAATGTTGTAAAAAAATTGGCGGTCGACGACGGCTACAGAGCAGCCACCAACGTCCGCAAACGCTTCAGCATCCGTGGGTTGATGCAGTAACAGACCTTCGGGCCGTCGACTTCGCCTTCGACCAGTCCGGACTGTTTCAAGATCTTCAGATGCTGGGATACCGTCGACTGGGCCAACGGCAGGCTGTCGACGATTTCACCGCAAACACAGGCCTCGCGACCGATCAACAGACGCACGATTTGGACCCGTGCCGGATGAGCGATGGCCCAAGCCAGATCCGCCAACTCTTTGTCGGTCGGATCGGTGGGAAGTTTCACCGGTGCAGGATCGCACGCCTTGCTGGTCGTTGTTTTCGGCATCGCTGGTCCCGAAGATTTGATTTCTAAATCGTTAATCGACGATCAACGCTACGATCCGCCAGCCTTTTTGTCAACCGACGACAGATTCAAGAGCTGGCGACGGTCGCCGAATCGGGCTGATAAGGCGGAAAATCGGTGTAGCCCGCTTTGCCGTGCGAATACCAAACATCCATCGGTGCGGTGTCGGCCAATGGCCATCCGTTGGCGAATCGTTGGACCAAGTCGGGGTTGCTGATGAACGGGCGACCAAACGCAATCAGTTCGGCATCGCCCTCGGCGATGGCGGTTTCGGCTTTTTCGGCGGTGTAATCGACGTTGCCCATCAGCGGTCCCGAAAAGACTTGTCGAAAATCGGCCAAGGTCATCGCGGGGCCCAGTTCGTGAAATCCGAACCCCGTCCCGTCCATCACGTGCAGGTAAGCCAATCCGTAGGTGTTCAGCTGCGCGGCAACGTAGGTGAACTGTTCGCGGTAATCGGGCGAACCCATGTCGTTGAACGAACCGTTGGGCGCCAGGCGAACGCCGACGCGACTTGCGGGCCAGATCTCGGTCACGGCATCGACGACTTCGCCCAGCATGCGATAACGGTTTTCGGTGCTGCCGCCGTACTGGTCGCTGCGATGATTGGTTTTGGACTGCAGAAATGTGTCCAGCAAGTATCCGTTGGCAGAGTGGACTTCGACGCCGTCAAAACCGGCTTCTTTGGCCCGCCGCGCGGCGTTGCGATAGTCATCGACGATCCCCGGGATTTCATCGGTATCCAGTGCACGCGGCGTTTCATAAGGCTTCTTGCCTTCGGGCGTGTGGCTGTGATCACCTTCGATCGCGATCGCCGACGGCGCGACCGGCAGTTCACCGCCATGGAACGCGCTGTGGGACGCACGACCGGTGTGCCACAGTTGCAAGAAGATGCGTCCGCCGTGGTCGTGAACCGAATCGACAACACGTCGCCAACCCTCGGTCATGGCGTCGTTGTAGATCCCCGGGGTTTGTGACCAACCGATCCCCTGAGGCGACACGACGGTGGCTTCGGAAATGATCAGACCGGCCAAGGCGCGTTGTGAATAATAGGACGCCATCATGTCATTGGGCACGCGGTCTTCACCCGAACGGGCGCGGGTCAGCGGCGCCATCACGATGCGGTTGGGCAACGTCAAGTCGCCCATTTCCAGTGGCGAAAACAGATGCGGAAGCGAAGAATGAGTTTCGTTGGATTGGGCCATGGTAATTCTCAGGTGTAATGGATTGCGATGAAGTTGGCTTGGAAACGATTGTTGTGACGACGTGTTAAACCATTGTCGGAACGATCCCTCCGTCGACACGCAGCGCGGCACCGTTGATGGCCGACGCGGCAGGGCTGGCGACGAACGCGACGGCGGCGGCGATTTCGTCCGGTTCGATCAATCGGCCGATGATCGATGTCGGCCGGTTCTCTTTCATGAATCGTTTTTCGGCTTCTTCAAACGAATCGTCGGGAAATAGATTGCTGACGAACGTTTCGACACCCGGGGTCTTGGTCGATCCCGGCATGACGGTGTTGACCGTGACTTGGGTGCCCCGAGTTTTTTCGGCCAGACTGCGCGAAAGGGACAGTTGGGCGGCTTTCGTGACGCTGTAGTGGGCCATTTCGGGGGCCGGAGTGACGCCTGATTCACTGGAAATGAAAATGACGCGACCGGTGCCTTGGTCCAGCATTTTCTTAAGGTAGTGACGCGTCAATCGAACGCCACTGATCACGTTGATTTCGAACATCTCCATCCACTGGTCATCGGTGATGTCGAAAAAGTCGACCGCTTCGAAAATGCCCAAGTTGTTGATCAGGATGTCGACCGATTCGTGCGTGCTGATGGCTTCGGCCACACCCTGGGCAGTTGAAAGATCGGCGGCCAAGGCAACCAGATCCGCATCGGTGGCTTGCCCGCGTATTTCGTCCATCGCTCGATTCACGCTGGATTCGGAGCGCCCGTTGATGATCACCCGCGCGCCC is part of the Crateriforma spongiae genome and harbors:
- the arsA gene encoding arsenical pump-driving ATPase: MPLTENSTRHLFFTGKGGVGKTSMACATAVQLAHSGKRVLLVSTDPASNLDEVLGCRLGHTPTPVDGVDGLDGINIDPQIAAAEYRERMVQPYRGVLPDAAVRSMEEQFSGSCTVEIAAFDEFAKLLGDDTATSDYDHVVFDTAPTGHTLRLLTLPSAWSGFMESSTTGASCLGPLAGLQAQQAIYKKTVEALGDGDQTTLVLVTRPETSAFAEAARSSDELRQLGVLNQRLIVNGVFTASDEGDRVAAAMQKRGDDALEQMPSNLAELPRLSVALSPSGVMGIDRLRQVGRADHEGSGADAGSPLEVSLSSTELPGDLSDLIDGIADKGRGVVLAMGKGGVGKTTVASAVAVALARRGFDVHLSTTDPAAHVAATLASESLERLTVDRIDPAAEVEAYRAEVLATAGDDLDENGRALLEEDLRSPCTEEIAVFRAFAQSVAAGTDRFVVLDTAPTGHTILLLDSAMAYHREVSRQGSEVPESVQQLLPRLRDPDFTQVLIVTLPEATPVHEAAKLQEDLIRAEIQPTAWVINQSIAPLETTDPALQRRQSHEQAYIDEVKALSGGSVALVPWQLEPPTGVDALSKLGQRHHAPLQSRS
- the arsD gene encoding arsenite efflux transporter metallochaperone ArsD yields the protein MSRIQIFDRAMCCSTGVCGPQVDNVLPRFAADLDWLAKQGHQIERYNLAQDAGQFAGNATIQQKLASEGVECLPVVIIDDVIVGQGDYPDRDQLLFWLGKAPSGEVATTSKPTGLPVTGDDCCGGSGCC
- a CDS encoding ArsR/SmtB family transcription factor — translated: MPKTTTSKACDPAPVKLPTDPTDKELADLAWAIAHPARVQIVRLLIGREACVCGEIVDSLPLAQSTVSQHLKILKQSGLVEGEVDGPKVCYCINPRMLKRLRTLVAAL
- a CDS encoding alkene reductase, with the protein product MAQSNETHSSLPHLFSPLEMGDLTLPNRIVMAPLTRARSGEDRVPNDMMASYYSQRALAGLIISEATVVSPQGIGWSQTPGIYNDAMTEGWRRVVDSVHDHGGRIFLQLWHTGRASHSAFHGGELPVAPSAIAIEGDHSHTPEGKKPYETPRALDTDEIPGIVDDYRNAARRAKEAGFDGVEVHSANGYLLDTFLQSKTNHRSDQYGGSTENRYRMLGEVVDAVTEIWPASRVGVRLAPNGSFNDMGSPDYREQFTYVAAQLNTYGLAYLHVMDGTGFGFHELGPAMTLADFRQVFSGPLMGNVDYTAEKAETAIAEGDAELIAFGRPFISNPDLVQRFANGWPLADTAPMDVWYSHGKAGYTDFPPYQPDSATVASS
- a CDS encoding SDR family NAD(P)-dependent oxidoreductase, with the translated sequence MERPLQNKTALVTASSGGIGQAIATKLAIEGARVIINGRSESSVNRAMDEIRGQATDADLVALAADLSTAQGVAEAISTHESVDILINNLGIFEAVDFFDITDDQWMEMFEINVISGVRLTRHYLKKMLDQGTGRVIFISSESGVTPAPEMAHYSVTKAAQLSLSRSLAEKTRGTQVTVNTVMPGSTKTPGVETFVSNLFPDDSFEEAEKRFMKENRPTSIIGRLIEPDEIAAAVAFVASPAASAINGAALRVDGGIVPTMV